The genomic window TGGCGGCGCTGACCCCGGGGACGCTGACGCTCGTCCCCGGGCTTGCCTTCGACGCCCGCGGCGGGCGTCTCGGCTACGGCGGAGGCTACTACGATCGCCTCCTTGCGCCGCACCGCGCCGCGATCGACGCCGGCGCGATCCTTCTCGCCGCGCCCGCGTTCGCGGCGCAGATCGTCGACGTCGTGCCGACGGAGCCGCACGACGTCCGCGTCCGCTTCCTGCTGACGGAGGAAGGCATCATCGATTGCAAGACGGGAGGAGCTTATCAGTGGAGCTGACGCATTTCAACGAACAAGGCCGCGCCCGGATGGTCGATATATCCGGTAAAGCCGACACCGAACGGACGGCGACGGCGACGTCGGCCGTCGTCATGCGGCCGGAGACGCTGCAGGCGATTAAGGCCGGCAAGACGGCCAAAGGCGACGTGCTCGCGGTCGCCCAGGTCGCCGGCATCATGGCGGCGAAGAAGACGTCGGACGTCATTCCGATGTGCCACCCGATCCGGATTACCGGCGTCGACATCGCTTTCGACGACGACGGGGCGGAGACGCTCCGGATCGAAGCGACGGTGCGGACGACGGGCGGCACGGGCGTCGAGATGGAGGCGCTGACGGCCGTCTCCGTCGCCGCGCTGACGGTCTACGATATGTGCAAGGCGATGGACAAGGCGATGACGATCGGGCCGACGCGGCTCGAACGGAAAACCGGCGGCAAGAGCGGAGATTTCGTCCGCGAATGACCGGCGGCGGCATCTTTGGGCTGCAAGAACGAGGGGGAGAGAGACCATGCGATGGAAAGTGGCGATTCTGACCGCCAGCGACCGCGGCGCCCGAGGGGAGCGGGAGTCCACGAGCGCGCTCGTCATCCGGGAGCTGGTGGAGGAGGAACTGCACGGGGACATCATCGAGGATCGAGTCGTGCCCGACGAGATGGACGAGGTGATGGCCGCCTTGATCGAGATGTCCGAATATCATCAAGCCGACCTCATCTTGACGACCGGCGGGTCCGGATTGCAGGTGCGCGACGTGACGCCGGAGGCGACGCGGCAGGTCGTCGACCGGGAAATTCCCGGCTTCGGCGAGCTCATACGCGGGAACCAGGCGTCGCGCCGCATCCCGTCCGCGCTGTTCCGCGGCACGGCGGGCCTTCGCGGCAGCACGCTCATCGTCAATCTGCCGAGCCGACCGAAGGGCGTCAGCATGGCGATGATGGCGATCATGGCGGACCTCGAAGCGGCGATGAGAAGCCTGTCGGGACAAGAGGAGGCGCCGGAGGAATGAAACCCGAGCATCTGATGAAGGAAGTGCGCGTGCAGGACGCGGTCGGGCTGCGGCTCGGCCACGATCTGACGCGCATCGTTCCGGGCGAATTCAAGGGACGGGCCTTCCGCAAAGGGCATACGATCGCCGAAGAAGACATCCCGCTCTTGCTCGATATCGGCAAGGAGCATATTTACATTCTCGACGTACCCGAGGGCTGGGTGCACGAGGAGGACGCCGCGATCCGAATGGCTCGCGCGACCGCGGGAGATTATATCGAGACGACCGAGCCGAGCGAAGGCAAGGTCAGCTTGAAATCTACGATTCTAGGGTTGGCGAAAATCGACGAAACGTTCGTCCACCTGGCCAACGACATCGAACACGTCGTGTTCAGCACGATCGTGAACGACGCGGTCGTTCAGCCCGGCAAGGCGCTCGCCGCGGCGAGAGTCGTGCCCCTCGTCGTGGAGGAGGCGACCGTCTCCCGATTCGAAACGACGGCGCAGCAGCATCGTTACCGAACGAACGGGGCGCCGATCGTCGCGGTGAAACCGTTCCGCCGCCTGAAGGCAGGCATCGTTACGACGGGCGGCGAAGTGTTCACCGGCCGCATCGACGACAAGTTCGGCCCCGTGCTGAGGGACAAGCTGGCGGCGCTCGGCTCGGAGGTCGCGGAGCAGCGCTTCTCGCCGGACGACACGGACAGCATCGTCGAACATATCCGCTACTATCAGGCGAGCGGCGTCGATCTGATCCTCGTGACCGGCGGCATGTCCGTCGATCCGGACGACCGGACGCCGGGCGCGATCAAGAAAGCCGGCGCCGACATCGTCTCGTACGGCACCCCGATGCTGCCGGGCTCGATGATGCTGTTCGGTTACTTGCCGGGCGGCACGCCGATCTTCGGCTTGCCCGGCGCCGTCATCTACGAGCCGTTCACGTCGTTCGACGTCCTGCTGCCCCGCGTGTGCGCCGGCGAGCGAATCGAGCGATCCGACATCGTCCGGCTCGGCTACGGCGGGTTGATTAAATAGAGGAGGCGGTATCGCCATGCAAAGCATAGGATTGCCAGGCATCATCTTGATCGTGCTGATCGCGCTCATTCTGTTCGGCCCGAAGAAGCTGCCGGAGCTCGGCCGCGCGTTCGGACGGACGCTGCGCGAGTTCAAGGAAGGCACGAAGGAGCTGCTGAAGGACGACGACGACAAGACGGATTCGGGGAAGGATTCCCGCGTCGCGTCCTCGACCGCCGCCGCGCCGCGCAACGTCGTCGAAGGCGAGATCGTCGCGGAGCCGAAGAAGGAAGACAAACGATTGCCCGAATAATAGTCGTTCTATGGGAAGACGAGCCGCGGAGGCTCGTCTTTCTTTTTTGGCAGGTATTGTGCGCACAGGGCATACCCGTGGGAGGGGGGCTGGTTCCCGTGCTCCTTCTCCTGGATTGACCTTCGCTCAGCAGCGGCAGCTACAGCTAAGAAGCCTAACCGTTCGCCGCTCGACAGCACATTTTCTTTACGGTTCGCATGCCTGCCGCGCATCCCGCCGCACCCGTTCTGCGTCCCGTCGCCTGCCTTATGTACCTCGCTCTCGGCTCAGCCGTCTCGGCGGCAGCTACCGTTAAGAAACTTTACCCTTCGCCGCTCGACAGCATATTTTCTTTACGGTTCGCATGCCTGCCACACATCCTCGCCGCACCCCGTCTGCGTCCCGCCGCCTGCCTTGCGTACTTCGCTCTCGGCTCAGCCATCTCGGCGGCAGCTACCGTTAAGAAGCTTTACCGTTCGCTGCACGACAGCACATTTTCCTCACGGTTCGCATGCCTGTCGCGCATCCCCGCCGCAACTCGTTCCGCCTCCCGCGGCGGCACGTGAAATGCTTGTCCGTCGGGCATTTTCCCCGGGGCTTTTCCCCATTTTCCTCCGCACTCCGACGCTTACCCATACCGCAACGCTTCTCCCGACATAGGGTGGACTATCGAAAGGCGAGAGAGACGTCGAACGCGCCGCTCTCGATCCTTCGAAATCCAAGCATGTAAAGGAGTAGAGGCCGCATGAAAGTCACATTCGAAGGCAAGGTGAACGGCGAAGCGAACGTCCGCGGAGCCGGGAGAGGGACTTCTCGGCCGCCCGGCCGGACGGTTCGCGCGCTTCGCAAGGACATCCGCCGAAGCGCCCGCCGCATCCGGCGCGAGCTGAAGAAACACCGTCGCGAGCTGCGGGAGGTCCGCCGGGAGCTGCGCCGCGACATCCGCCGCGACATCCATCGGGAGCTGTATTCCGATCGGTTCGCAAGATTCCTCCGCGCCGCCGCCGCCGGCGGCGAGCCGTTCCGCGAGATCGCCCAAGGGCTGCTCAACGAAGCGGTTCGGACGGAGACGACGGCGGGACCCGTGAGCGGGACGCTGGTGGAGGTCGGCGAGGACTATATGGTCATTCGGGAGTCGGCGAACACGATCCTGCTCGTGCCGTTCGCGAACGTCGTCTCGATTCGGCCGCTGTAACCATTTTCTAAGGAGAGGATGATCGTTATGTTCGAAAACGAATTGCGCGCCCGCCTGAACGAACGCGTTCAAGTCGTCACGTCCGCGGAGACGGTGTCCGGCGTTCTGGTCGGCGTCGCGAGCGCGGCCGTCACGGTTCGCGTCGCCCAATACCCGGGCTACGGCGGGGCGGAGGACGTCACCGTGCGGATGGACGCGATCGCGTACGTCAGATTGTTCGTATGAGCCGCCGGCACAGGAAGCTATCCGTCGTCATTCCCGCGCAAAACGAGGCGTCTTCGATCGGCGCCGTCATCCGGGAGGTCCGGAAGCTGTCGCCGCTCGAAATCATCGTCGTCGCGAACGGTTCGACGGACGGAACGGCCGAGGCGTGCAGGGAGCTGGGCTGCACGGTTCACGAATTCAAGCGCGCGCTCGGCAACGACATCGGGCGGGCCGTCGGGGCGTACTACGCCCGCGGCGACGCGCTGCTGTTCCTGGACGGCGACATTCCGGTCCGAAGCGAGCAGCTGCGTCCGTTCGTCGAGGCGATCGAGAACGGCCACGACATCGCGCTCAATAACTTGGCGTGGTTGAACGCCACGGGATTACCGCATTATACGACGCTGGCGAAGAAAGTGTTCAATCGCGTCATGCGGCGCATCGATCTAGCCGGCAATTCGCTGCTCGCGATTCCGCACGCGATGAGCCGGAAGGCGCTCGAGACGATCGGCTGGAAGCGGCTGGCCGCCCCGGTCGTCGCACAGGCGATCGCGATCGAGCGGGGACTCTCGATCGTCATGGCCGGCTCCGTCGACGTCGTGCATGCGAATAAGCCGCGTACGATGCACATCCGAAGACAGGGGAACTCGCCGTTCCCCGAGTCGACGGAGCGCATCCTCGGCGACCACCTGGAGGCGCTGCATTATGCGATCCGCCGATTCGGCCCCCGGGCCGGGTTGACGGACGGCGCCCGCAACCGCGACTTCCTTCGGGCGTACGAAGCGCCGGATCGGCCGCGGAAGGCGAAGCGAAGCGCGATCATCCCGGTCGGCGAGGAGCGAAGCACGATCCAAGAGGTCGTGCGGGAGGCGAGACGGGCGGGCGTCGACGAAATTATCGTCGTCGCGAACGGAGCGGACGACGAGACGGTCGACAAGGCGATGCGCGTCGGCGCCAACGTCCTCGCGTTCCGGCAGCGGCTGGGGCATAACGTCGGCAGAGCCGTCGGCGCCGCCTTCAGCACGGGAGACGTCTTGCTGTTCATCGACGGCGACTTCGTCGTTCCCGCGAACGATTTACAAGCGTATATCCGGGCGGCGGAAGCCGGGACGGACGTAGCGCTGAACGATTTAACGACGCTTTGTTACCGCGAAGGCATGCCGCTGGACGCGGTGAGCGCGGCGAAATATATCCTGAATTGCTGCTTGCGTCGGCCGGAGCTGCTGAACGGCTCGATGACGGCCGTGCCCCACGCGGTGCGCCGCCGGGTGATCGACGCGATCGGCTTCCGCAGCCTGATGATTCCGCCGCTCGCGCAGGCGAAGGCGATCCGGGGCGGATTCGTCGTGCGCAACGTCCATTATACGGACGTCGTGACGCCGAACCGCATTCGACCGGATCACGTGTTGCGGAACGGGACCGTGCCGGCGTTCGAGCGCATCGTCGGGGACCATGTCGAGGCGATCGATTATGTGCTTCGCATGACCGACCCTCGAGGCGGCTTCTTCGACGGGGATCGGAATCGAGACATTATAGAACGACTTGGGGGGGAGCGACTTTGAAACCAACTTCGCAGCCGGCTTCGGCTTGGAAGGTTGCCGTGGTGGGGTTAGGCTACGTCGGCCTGCCGCTCGCCATGCACATTCACGAGAAGGGATTTCCCGTCATGGGATTCGATAAAGACGTACGAAAAATTCGGATGCTCCGCGCCGGGAAGAGCTATATTCCGGACGTTCCGTCATCCGCGGTACGCCATGCGATGCGATCCGAGACGTTCTGGGCGGATGAGCCGACGGGCGTCATCGCCGGGGCCGACTATATTATCGTGAGCGTGCCGACGCCGCTCGATCGGCGGGGAGACCCCGATCTGACCGCCATGAAGCGGGCCGCTTCGTTCGTCGCTCGCCATCTGCGCCGGGGACAGACGGTCGTGTTCGAGAGCTCCACGTATCCCGGCACGCTGGAGGAAGTCATCCGGCCGATCATGGAGGAGAGCGGAATGGAAGCGGGGACCGATTACTATCTCGGCTATTCGCCGGAACGCATCGACCCGGGGAACGACCGATTCCCGATCGAATCGATTCCGAAGGTCGTCAGCGGGTTGACGGAGGCGTGCCTGGAACGGGTGAACGCGCTCTACTCGCGCTTATTCCGTCGGACGGTGCCGGTCAGCCGGCCGCGGGTCGCCGAGATGTGCAAGCTGTTCGAGAACATTCAGCGTCTCGTCAACATCTCGCTCGTCAACGAGCTGGACGGCATCTGCGAGAAGATGGGCATCGACTTCTGGGAGACGCTGCAGGCGGCTTCGACGAAGCCGTTCGGGTTTACGCCGTATTGGCCGGGTCCGGGCATCGGCGGACACTGCATCCCGGTCGATCCGCTGTACTTCCAATGGAAGGCGAAGCAATTCGGCGCGGCCAGCAAGCTGATCGGCGCGGCCAGCCGGATCAACGACGAGATGCCGCGACGCGTCGCCGAACGGGTCGCGCGGGCCGTCGGCGACGGCAAAGCCGATTGGCGCAAGGGCCAGGGGAAGGTGCTTGCGATCGGGCTGGCGTACAAGAAGGACGTGAACGACATCCGGGAATCGGCGGCGGTCGACGTCTTTACGCTGCTCGCGGCGCAAGGGTACGAGTTGGAGTTTAGCGATCCGCATGTGTCGTCGGTTACCGCGGGCGGCAAAAAATACGTCTCCAAGAAGCTTACGCCGGAGCTGCTTCGTACCGCGGATGCGGTCGTCATTCTGACGGACCATTCCGACATCGATTGGGAGATGGTGCAGAGTTACGCGAAGCGGGTCGTAGACACGCGCGGCGTCCTGCGCCGCCAGATGCGGAGGGATGCGATATGACGCTGACGGCCGGAAGATGTTTAGTGACGGGCGGAGCCGGCTTTATCGGCTCCCACGTCGCGAAGCGGCTGTTCGAAGCGGGCTGCGACGTCACGGTGTTGGATACGAACGCCGGCGGCGGCGGCGCGGTCGAAGGAGTCCGCTATGTGAAGGGCAACGCGACGA from Paenibacillus antri includes these protein-coding regions:
- the moaC gene encoding cyclic pyranopterin monophosphate synthase MoaC, which gives rise to MVDISGKADTERTATATSAVVMRPETLQAIKAGKTAKGDVLAVAQVAGIMAAKKTSDVIPMCHPIRITGVDIAFDDDGAETLRIEATVRTTGGTGVEMEALTAVSVAALTVYDMCKAMDKAMTIGPTRLERKTGGKSGDFVRE
- a CDS encoding MogA/MoaB family molybdenum cofactor biosynthesis protein, encoding MRWKVAILTASDRGARGERESTSALVIRELVEEELHGDIIEDRVVPDEMDEVMAALIEMSEYHQADLILTTGGSGLQVRDVTPEATRQVVDREIPGFGELIRGNQASRRIPSALFRGTAGLRGSTLIVNLPSRPKGVSMAMMAIMADLEAAMRSLSGQEEAPEE
- a CDS encoding molybdopterin-binding protein, whose product is MKPEHLMKEVRVQDAVGLRLGHDLTRIVPGEFKGRAFRKGHTIAEEDIPLLLDIGKEHIYILDVPEGWVHEEDAAIRMARATAGDYIETTEPSEGKVSLKSTILGLAKIDETFVHLANDIEHVVFSTIVNDAVVQPGKALAAARVVPLVVEEATVSRFETTAQQHRYRTNGAPIVAVKPFRRLKAGIVTTGGEVFTGRIDDKFGPVLRDKLAALGSEVAEQRFSPDDTDSIVEHIRYYQASGVDLILVTGGMSVDPDDRTPGAIKKAGADIVSYGTPMLPGSMMLFGYLPGGTPIFGLPGAVIYEPFTSFDVLLPRVCAGERIERSDIVRLGYGGLIK
- the tatA gene encoding twin-arginine translocase TatA/TatE family subunit, whose product is MQSIGLPGIILIVLIALILFGPKKLPELGRAFGRTLREFKEGTKELLKDDDDKTDSGKDSRVASSTAAAPRNVVEGEIVAEPKKEDKRLPE
- a CDS encoding DUF2642 domain-containing protein codes for the protein MKVTFEGKVNGEANVRGAGRGTSRPPGRTVRALRKDIRRSARRIRRELKKHRRELREVRRELRRDIRRDIHRELYSDRFARFLRAAAAGGEPFREIAQGLLNEAVRTETTAGPVSGTLVEVGEDYMVIRESANTILLVPFANVVSIRPL
- a CDS encoding glycosyltransferase family 2 protein, producing the protein MSRRHRKLSVVIPAQNEASSIGAVIREVRKLSPLEIIVVANGSTDGTAEACRELGCTVHEFKRALGNDIGRAVGAYYARGDALLFLDGDIPVRSEQLRPFVEAIENGHDIALNNLAWLNATGLPHYTTLAKKVFNRVMRRIDLAGNSLLAIPHAMSRKALETIGWKRLAAPVVAQAIAIERGLSIVMAGSVDVVHANKPRTMHIRRQGNSPFPESTERILGDHLEALHYAIRRFGPRAGLTDGARNRDFLRAYEAPDRPRKAKRSAIIPVGEERSTIQEVVREARRAGVDEIIVVANGADDETVDKAMRVGANVLAFRQRLGHNVGRAVGAAFSTGDVLLFIDGDFVVPANDLQAYIRAAEAGTDVALNDLTTLCYREGMPLDAVSAAKYILNCCLRRPELLNGSMTAVPHAVRRRVIDAIGFRSLMIPPLAQAKAIRGGFVVRNVHYTDVVTPNRIRPDHVLRNGTVPAFERIVGDHVEAIDYVLRMTDPRGGFFDGDRNRDIIERLGGERL
- a CDS encoding nucleotide sugar dehydrogenase; amino-acid sequence: MKPTSQPASAWKVAVVGLGYVGLPLAMHIHEKGFPVMGFDKDVRKIRMLRAGKSYIPDVPSSAVRHAMRSETFWADEPTGVIAGADYIIVSVPTPLDRRGDPDLTAMKRAASFVARHLRRGQTVVFESSTYPGTLEEVIRPIMEESGMEAGTDYYLGYSPERIDPGNDRFPIESIPKVVSGLTEACLERVNALYSRLFRRTVPVSRPRVAEMCKLFENIQRLVNISLVNELDGICEKMGIDFWETLQAASTKPFGFTPYWPGPGIGGHCIPVDPLYFQWKAKQFGAASKLIGAASRINDEMPRRVAERVARAVGDGKADWRKGQGKVLAIGLAYKKDVNDIRESAAVDVFTLLAAQGYELEFSDPHVSSVTAGGKKYVSKKLTPELLRTADAVVILTDHSDIDWEMVQSYAKRVVDTRGVLRRQMRRDAI